One part of the Plasmodium yoelii strain 17X genome assembly, chromosome: 13 genome encodes these proteins:
- a CDS encoding GTPase, putative, producing MILLQITVLGYLNTGKTSLVNSIMNNEVFNTYIHTEMPMIYYKVHRERNRNFCVEIEDTSVDVNVNIFMNMLRKEIKTNKNHMTNPVFSLFEKPTIPFSPYDQYNSVCYGRMAYLLVFDLTNPSTFEYAKMIYLNMSNTYNRLYTLKPFISLVGNKYDLINQNNELLKQAEDFSNEHMIQLWLTSAYTGKNVKKLFVHVINMVYNNTNLWKYDADDSISESSED from the exons atgattttacTACAAATAACAGTTCTAGGATATTTAAATACAGGGAAAACATCTTTGGTTAATTCTATTATGAATAATGAAGTTTTCAATACTTATATACATACAGAGATGCCAAT GATATATTATAAAGTACACAGAGAAAGAAATCGAAATTTTTGTGTTGAAATTGAAGACACTTCTGTTGAtgtaaatgtaaatatttttatgaatatgCTAAGGAAAGAAA TTAAAACAAATAAGAATCATATGACAAATCCAGTGTTTAGCTTATTTGAAAAGCCAACGATTCCCTTTAGTCCTTATGATCAGTATAATTCGGTTTGCTATG gAAGGATGGCCTATTTATTAGTTTTCGATCTAACTAATCCATCAACATTTGAATATGCTAAgatgatatatttaaacatGTCCAACACATATAACCGACTATAT acaCTTAAGCCCTTTATATCTCTTGTTGGAAACAAATATG ATTTGATTAACCAAAACAATGAATTACTAAAGCAGGCGGAAGATTTTTC TAATGAACATATGATCCAGCTATGGCTAACATCAGCTTATACTGGAAAGAATGTGAAAAAG cTATTTGTACATGTAATTAATATGGTGTACAACAATACAAATCTTTGGAAATATGACGCTGACGAT tcTATATCAGAATCTTCTGAGGATTGA
- a CDS encoding elongation factor Tu, putative, protein MDLVKYLDKNEQIRNICILAHVDHGKTTLVDNLISSNKIISEKNIGKVKYMDNREDEQKRQITMKSSSILLECTYNKNYVTEMFSNITISAEKNINENDETNMPTEKYANPQNEKTKNGDNPTSISQKENNEEKDKITNNSMDENMYLINIIDTPGHVDFSSEVSTCVRICDGALILIDCIEGLCSQTKIVLRQTWKEMVKCILVINKIDKLITNKNMDSMDAYEHINNIIENVNAYIYQLYMEQNMDNEDTNNTIELEKYTFSTLKGNVLLCSSIHCWCVDINIFTYLFCKKMNIDINNCNKIKKYMWNRYYFNIKEKKILKIPNDTNILPSSGGTNTVKKKKKNLFSLVVLDFLWRIYDITITNRDDEKIKKLCTELNISDQFLQNSKFKQNNNENNVFILTTIMSNFLSLSRSIFNACIEIFPSSKNISESRLFKIYPSLYNNPIYKNMLNCALDPSFTIIYISKNICANLQNNTIVGFKDFYGQNTFLSICKIYSGTLYENMILYVCGKNIQTRIKKIYICMGGDLLPIKQAYAGNIVAIYLSIENEHPYNFNNAPTDYNINNSTYENSDQKYGIKNEIIDKSECTTSYEYNKIKDGVKNSDIIYSQENENITDPNGQWDLQYLSNTVINLIKNKKNNKEHNIFLMNNNDGIFLNKNITLSNKKNVDSFILSYSDTCSTILHTIIEPKNIQDMNKFLRGLILLYTCDTSIDIDFNQRGEYILKFCGEIHMQKCLSDFVNIYSNIEIKTSDTNISIREGISDYNIKVKKKKNIVHDNMKQLHSYYEAVQKTIPSKQNEDNNITTENGKEKIKNLLNTDNTNINKGYGSPQNIHSNNNDDALISSTPFKHIHIEKDNTFLNTLFNYSNNIISTKLNNNSFYIFLSVLNMPENMIHFFDKHYSSIQTILENRGISSTFLNYSKNTFSGKNEDFMYKQCLMNLEKCINDIFFSDNFNCETFTGENEPPLDETKKAETEVHQNSYFENSEHKENNNGFVQNTKKTEPITKDNYQTNFLKKNKIYQLQLWDICVQNGSITLLCIKKYLNKKKDNNEYIYDNIITNEEYKNAINQRSLIDTYISENNSDINIYLNNLCLGFKLASKYGPIAQEPIRGVIFIIEGLIIDEKCTDTPFEYSNLKRETVEEEGDANGSTGSDKDEENKINTGNIIGLMKEACLTSMQQSKLRIFEPMLRLNLTCESNVLGKVYNVLLKRRCSILSEEIKDGYFLYFIDAYLPLFNSFKLAEELRSKCSGNVIYDIQFSHWNKLDEDIFLLNDSSAIIYDEDFDTKVTYNTSTEIVNYIKRAKGLETNEKIIQKPEKQCTLKK, encoded by the exons atggATTTAGTAAAATACCTTGacaaaaatgaacaaatccGAAACATTTGCATTTTAGCTCATGTAGATCATGGGAAAACAACGCTAGTTGACAATTTAATCAGctcaaataaaattataagcgaaaaaaatataggaaaagtaaaatatatgGATAACAGAGAAGATGAACAAAAGAGACAAATAACTATGAAAAGTTCCAGTATACTTTTAGAGTGTacttataataaaaattatgttacTGAAATGTTTTCAAATATTACAATTTCTgctgaaaaaaatattaacgaAAATGATGAGACAAATATGCCCACAGAAAAATATGCTAACCctcaaaatgaaaaaacaaaaaacgGAGATAATCCCACTTCGATATCtcaaaaagaaaataatgaagaaaaagataaaataacaaataattCAATGGACgaaaatatgtatttaataaatataattgacACACCAGGTCATGTTGATTTTTCTTCTGAAGTTTCAACATGTGTAAGAATTTGTGACGGAgctttaattttaattgATTGTATTGAAGGATTATGTAGTCAAACTAAAATAGTTTTAAGACAAACTTGGAAAGAAATGGTTAAATGTATATtagtaataaataaaattgataaattgataacaaataaaaatatggatagtATGGATGCATATGaacatattaataatattattgaaaatgtaaatgcctatatatatcaattatatatGGAACAAAATATGGATAACGAAGATACTAATAATACAATAgaattagaaaaatatacattttcTACTTTAAAAGGAAATGTCTTATTATGTAGTAGTATACATTGTTGGTGTGTCgacattaatatatttacttatttattttgcaaaaaaatgaatattgatattaataattgtaataaaataaaaaaatatatgtggaatcgatattattttaatataaaagaaaaaaaaatattaaaaattcctAATGATACTAATATATTACCTTCTAGTGGGGGAACAAATacagtgaaaaaaaaaaaaaaaaatttattctCATTAGTTGTTTTAGATTTTTTATGGAGAATATATGATATTACTATTACAAATAGagatgatgaaaaaataaaaaaattatgtacagaattaaatatttctgatcaatttttacaaaatagtaaatttaaacaaaataataatgaaaataatgtttttatattaacaaCTATTATGTCAAATTTTTTAAGTCTTTCACGATCTATATTTAATGCATGTATTGAAATATTCCCatcatcaaaaaatataagtgaaagtagattatttaaaatatatccatccttatataataatccaatttataaaaatatgttaaattgtGCATTAGATCCATCTTttactattatatatatatcaaaaaatatatgtgctaatttacaaaataatacaatagtAGGGTTTAAAGATTTTTATGGacaaaatacatttttatcgATTTGTAAAATATACTCTGGAActttatatgaaaatatgatTCTATATGTTTGtggaaaaaatattcaaactaggataaaaaaaatttatatatgtatgggGGGAGATCTTCTACCTATTAAACAAGCATATGCAGGTAACATTGTTGCTATTTATTTGTCAATAGAAAATGAACATCcatacaattttaataatgCACCAACTGATtacaatattaataattctactTACGAAAATTCTGATcaaaaatatggaataaaaaatgaaataatagaCAAATCTGAATGTACTACTtcatatgaatataataaaataaaagatggTGTAAAAAACTCAGACATAATATATTCacaagaaaatgaaaatataactGATCCAAATGGTCAATGGGATTTGCAATATTTATCAAATACtgtaataaatttaataaaaaataaaaaaaacaataaagagcataatatatttctaatgaataataatgatggtatatttttaaataaaaatattactttgtcaaataaaaaaaatgttgattcgtttatattatcatattcTGATACATGCTCAACAATATTACATACAATTATAGAaccaaaaaatattcaagATATGAATAAGTTTCTTCGTGGTCTTATCTTATTATACACATGTGATACATCAATAGATATTGATTTTAATCAAAGAggtgaatatatattaaaattttgtgGAGAAATTCATATGCAAAAATGTTTATCTGATTTTGTTAACATATATAGtaatatagaaataaaaacatcAGATACCAATATATCTATAAGAGAAGGTATAAGCGACTATAATATCAAagtgaagaaaaagaaaaatatagttCATGATAATATGAAACAATTACATTCTTATTATGAAGCAGTACAAAAAACGATACCTTCTAAGCAAAATGAggataataatataaccaCAGAAAATGGaaaggaaaaaattaaaaatttattaaatactgataatactaatataaataaaggaTATGGGAGTCCTCAAAATATTCATtccaataataatgatgatgcaCTAATTTCTTCTACCCCATTTAAGCATATTCACATAGAAAAAGATAATACATTTCTAAACACACTATTTAATTATAGTAACAATATTATAAGTACTAaactaaataataattctttttatatttttttaagtgtATTAAATATGCCAGAAAATATGatacatttttttgataagCATTATTCTAGTATTCAAACAATACTAGAAAATAGAGGCATATCATCcacttttttaaattatagtAAAAATACATTTTCTGGGAAAAATGAAGATTTTATGTATAAACAATGTTTAATGAATTTAGAAAAATGTAtcaatgatatttttttttctgataattttaattgtGAAACTTTTACTGGTGAAAATGAACCACCTTTAGACGAGACTAAAAAAGCAGAAACCGAAGTGCACCAAAATTCCTATTTTGAAAATAGCGAACacaaagaaaataataatggttTTGTTCAAAATACCAAAAAAACAGAACCTATAACAAAAGATAACTATCAAaccaattttttaaaaaaaaataaaatttatcaaCTTCAATTATGGGACATTTGTGTTCAGAATGGAAGTATAACATTAttatgtattaaaaaatatcttaataaaaaaaaagacaataatgaatatatatatgataatattataacgaatgaagaatataaaaatgcaaTTAATCAACGATCTTTGATCGATACATATATTTCAGAAAATAATAGTGatattaacatttatttgaataatttgTGTCTAGGTTTTAAACTTGCTTCCAAGTATGGTCCCATAGCTCAGGAGCCAATCAG AGGAGTCATCTTCATCATCGAAGGTCTGATAATAGATGAAAAATGCACAGATACACCATTTGAATATTCCAACTTAAAAAGAGAAACAGTAGAAGAAGAGGGTGATGCTAATGGTTCTACAGGTAGCGACAAAGATGAagagaataaaataaacactGGAAATATTATTGGCTTAATGAAAGAAGCATGTTTAACTTCTATGCAACAAAGTAAACTTCGTATATTTGAGCCAATGCTAAGATTAAATTTAACATGCGAAAGTAATGTATTAGGAAAGGTATACAATGTTTTACTAAAAAGAAGATGTTCTATATTGTCAGAAGAAATTAAAGATGGCTATTTcctatattttatagatgCTTATTTGCCattatttaattcttttAAATTAGCAGAAGAATTGCGATCTAAATGCTCAGGAAATGTAATTTATGATATTCAATTTAGTCATTGGAATAAATTAGATgaagatatttttttactaaatGATTCATCTGCTATAATATATGACGAAGATTTTGATACTAAGGTGACTTATAATACATCGACAGAAAttgttaattatattaagCGAGCTAAG gGTCTTGAAAcgaatgaaaaaattatacagaAACCAGAAAAACAATGCACCCTAAAAAAATAG